The segment CCAGAGCATTTACGCCGGACAGGGACTCCGGCTTCGGAACGCGACCACGACGACGATCGCTCCCACCGGAACGTTGAGTGTGATCGCCGGCTGCTCCAGCGGGATCGAGCCGCTGTATGCCCTCTCCTACCATCGTCGGGTTCTGGGAGGCGTTCGCCTGCCCGAATTAAATGCTCGTTTTGTGGAGGCAGCCCGCCAGGGGAACTTTTACTCGGAAGCGCTGATTGCGCGGATCGCCGCGACCGGATCGGTCAAAGGGCTGCCCGAAGTTCCCCAGAAGATTCAACGGATCTTCGTGACCGCCCATGATCTCTCCCCCGAATTCCACATTCGAATTCAGGCGGCCTTTCAAAAACATACCGACAATGCCGTCTCCAAGACGGTCAACTTCCCACGAGAAGCGACCCCTCAAGACGTCGAGAAGGTGTTTCTTCTTGCCTATCGGGAGGGCTGCAAAGGGGTCACCATCTACCGGGATATGAGCCGTGAAGAGCAGGTCCTCGCCTGCGCACAGAGCGATTACTGCTGATTCTTCATGCTCATTCAAACGACGCCTTCTCTTCATCGCTGATCGCGTTTTACGCTGACAGCCCATTCGACTCCTCTCTATCCCTTTGAAGCCGCTTGACAAGCGGAAGGCATTTCTTTAATCTTCGTCCATCACATCAGGGGGAAGTGTCATCGAGTTACGGGTTTGTCTGCTAGGAAGTGGAAGCGGGGGGAACACCACCTACATTGGGACCCCTTCCCACGGCAAGGAAGAAGGACAAGGGGTCTTGATCGACGCAGGCCTCTCCGCCTCTGAGATTGTCTCTCGGCTTCGCGCCATTCAGGTCGATCCCCGTCAGATTAAAGCGGTGCTGGTCACGCATGAACATCAAGACCATGTCTTTGGTACCGATGTTCTTGCCTTGCGGTATGGCATCCCCATTTATGCAAACGAGGCAACCCGGCGGGCGGCAAAACCGCTGAAAAAGCTCCCGGTGCCGGTTCATCTCTTTGAGACCGACAGTCCCTTCCGGGTCGATCGTTTTTATATCCATCCTTTTCCCATTTCACATGATGCTGCCGATCCGGTCGGGTACACCGTCCAGACCGATTGGCACAAGGTCGGCATGGTCACCGACCTGGGTTGCCTCACCCCCTCGTTGGAGGCGCTGAAAGAGTGCGATGTCCTGATCTTGGAATCAAATCATGACATCGATCTGTTGCTCAACGGCCCCTATCCGGAACACCTCAAAAAGAGGGTTTCCGGAAATCAAGGCCACCTCTCCAATGATGAAGCCGGTACCCTTCTCCAATCGCTCCTGCATCCCAAGCTGAGAACGCTCTTTCTCGCGCATATAAGTCAGAAGAACAACCTTCCCCACCTCGCCTACCAGACGGCGGAGACAGTCTTAAAGGAGACGGACGGGGCGGTCCAACTTCATCTCGGCTGGCAAGACTTTATCAGCCCCGTCGCAACACTGACCTAAGCGGCAAAACTCCTTCTTGGAATAATCACCCCGATTGCTCGACTGGCCTGCACCCCCCCAAAAGAGAGGGCATTTCTTGACAGACCCAGGATCCTATGATACGGTTTGCTCGTTTCACCGGCCCGGCAGAACCCGCTCCTCATCCATAACATTCGCCCATCGTGAGCTGAAATGCCCCGAAGAGTGCTCCTCATCGATGACAATCTAGCCGTTCAAAAACTGGTCGAGTTGACCCTTCGAAAAGAGGGTTACGAAATCACGTCGATCGACAACGGCCTCTCCGCCCTCGATCTTGCCTTTAAAAATCAACCCGACCTGATCCTGGCAGATTACAATCTCGAAGGAATGAATATTTTTACTTTTGTGCAAAAGATCCGGCAAAGAGGAAGCCTATCCGACACCCCGATCATTCTTCTGATCAACTCGACCGAAAGCTATGATCCGGCGCAACTCCAATCGGCCGGCATCCAGGCTTTTTTGAAGAAACCGATCGACTCGAGAGAGCTGGCGAAGGAGGTCAAGCGGCACACAGGGACCGCCGAAACGGTCATGATGCAGCCGGCGTCGGTCCAACTGAGAGAGGAAAAAAGTCTCTCCGAACATTTCTCTAATCCGGGCGGCGAGGCGGTCAAGATCGAGGAACTCCTCGGCTGGTCCAGCCCAGGAAGTTTGACCGACGAATTGAAAGACAGAGGCTCTTTTGAACAAGCTTTGGAACCGGCCACCCCTTCGATAGAAAATTTAGAGCCGCCCTCCGATGAAATGGGTGAAGAAACCCAGATGTTCATCGACCCCGCGGCGTTGCAACCTCCGCCCGCGCCGGTGGAGCAGCAGATCTCTCCCCTTGAAACAGACACCTCTCTGGAGGAGACCCGATATTTCCAGGAGCCGCCCCCCATGCCGCCAGAAGAGCCTGATCTTCTTGAACAGTCTTTGCCGGAGATTCTTTCTACGGCCCCGCTGGAATCAATGCAAGAGGCCTCGGATTCTCTGGAGACTGAAATAAAGGAGCCGGCTGTTCCGGCCCTCTCGGATGTCAACTCGGCAGAACCGGCACCCCCTTCCCCGCCCCCCCCCACCTTTCTGACTGAATCCGCTCCCATGCCCCCGGTTGGTCAACCACAGGTTGATCGCCAACAGATCGATGCGTTACTGCAAAAAAATATTGTGGAAACGGTCGAGAAGGTGGTCTGGGAGGTTCTTCCTGGGTTGTTACAATCGGCACTTACGAAGGCAGAATTGAAGCAGATCATCGAGAAGGTCGCATGGGAGGTGATCCCTCCCCTGGCGGAGACTGAAATTAAAGAAGAAATCAAGCGCCTCCAAGAAGAATAGACCCTTTCCAATCCCGCTGTACTCCCCTCATTCATTAGCGAAAACGGCCTCTCTCCCCTTATTTCATTACTAAGTTCCCGTCTGGTTTTTGTTGACGCTCCCGCCATTCTTTGTTATACTGTTTTGCTAATTGCTTTTTACCCAAAGGGACCCGCAAATGGCAACGGAGAGGAACAATCGGATGAAGGCCACGAAGAAAAAAGAGAAGGCAACAAACCCCTATGAAGAAATCAAAAAAGACTTAGAAAAACAGAGGGAATCATTGTTGGCCGAAGCGGGCGTGATCTTGGGATCGGGGCTGAACCAGGTGAATGAGACACTGACCGATCTGGGGGACCAAGCCTCTGCGGAAGCGGACCAAAACTTTCTCTTGAGACTCCGCGAGCGCGAGCAAAAACTACTAAAAAAGATCGATGAAGCCATTGATCGTATCAATGAAGGGACGTTTGGAATCTGCGAATCCTGCGGCGGCCAAATCTCCATAAAGCGTCTAAAAGCCCGTCCTGTCACCACACTCTGCATCGATTGCAAAACCAAGCAAGAGGCGGAAGAAAAAATCAGGCAGTAAAACGATACCGTTTCTCCTGAAGAGATCTGACCCGACCCATTTATTTTGCACCCCATCCCCCTTCCGGAATCCCTTATGAAGGGAATCGGAGGTTGCCTTCTTGTCTTCCTTGGGCTTTTCGGGCTCTTTTTATCCATCGCGATGAGCTTCACTTACTATCTGCTTCCATTCGCCTTTTTCTTTTTCATCGGGTCGCTTATTTTGATTTCTTACGCGCTGGGGCCGTCCGGTGAAAAGGACAAACCGAGCGACCTCACCTATAATAAAGAAGTACGTCAGAAAAAAAGTGAAGAGGGAAAATGATTGAGGTCGGCTTGTGGATACAAACGGATCAAGGAGAATCTCTCTTAATCAAAAAAGATCCGAACGGATATCCCGACGTGGTGTCTCTTTCCCCCTCTCTCACGCTGACAGATTCCCAATCGAAGAAAGAGGCGATAAAAGCGCTGTATGAAAAACTAACAGGGAAGAGCTATGCCCACGCACATGCGACCACACGGCAGGTATTATGGGATTTTTTAGAGGTCGCGATTCAACACCTTCCATGACCGACCTTTTCCAGAAGAAGCCTTCCTATAAGGCGCTTTCTTTGCTGAAGTATCTCGGCACAAAAAGATCTCCTGTCCCCCTCTCCATTCTCATCTTTCTTATGATTCTTCTCAATGGATGCGCTTCAAAACAGACCATCGTCGACAATCGAGCCCACCTATTCAGATCGAAAGAGATCGGCGTCGAGATCACTTTTTCCCCTCAATGGCATCTCTCCAATGCCGCCAATAGCTTGTTTGTCGCTGAATTAAAACCGACCGGAACACCGATCGTTCGACTCACCGCCACCGACGAGAAAAATATCCCTTCTCTAGAAGACTATCTCAAACTGGAGCCTTCCATCCCCCTCTCTCAGCGCGTTCAGAAGCTCTCTCAAAACAAAATCTCCTACCTGCAAGCCCTCTCCTCCCGGAAAATTAAAGTAAATGGGGAAACATGGGGAGAATCGGTCTGGCTCGGTCAGCGGGAGGGGATCACAAAAATTTTCCACACCTATACCGCTTCAGCTCGGCTGAATCTCGTCCAGCTCCATTTTGAATTTCCCTCGACTTTTTATGAGAATCAGAAAGAGATCATCGCCGCGGTGCTCGACGGGGTCTCTTTTCTACCCCTGCCGGAGCCGTCAGACGAGGAATATGTCCGCGCCTACCGTTCAATAGGAGAGATCTATAAAGGGCGAGGACAGTGGAGTGATGCGATTGAGGCCTTCCAGAATGCTCTCTCCAAAAACCCGCAAGAGCCGGAGTTGCACATTCTTCTGGGAGAGAGCCATTTGAAAAATGATGCGATCGACCCAGCGCTTCAATCTTTTCTGAAAGCAACGCAATTGAGCTCTCAAAATGCCCGAGCCTATGAAGGATTGGCGGATGTCTACTTTAAGCAGGGAAGCACCGATCAGGGGATCGCTGCGATTAAACGGGCCGTCGGACTGGCCCCTCAGAATCCGGGGCTTTATCTCAAGCTGGGGGAAGCTTACCTGAAGCAGGGAAGAACACAGGAGGCGATTAATACCTATCAGAAATTGCTTCGTCGGAAATTTGACACTGCCGATGCCCATCTCGGCTTGGCAAAGGCCTATCTCAACGTCGATCTATACGAACAGGCAATCCTTGAATTGGAGCAGACGGTCAAGCTTCGCCCGCAACAGGTCGAACCGCATTGTCTCCTGGAAAAGGCCTATACTCATCTTGAGTCGACCGCCGACGCCGAGCGCGAAAAACAGCTCTGCAAACAAGGGACCTCAGAGACCCCGTAGAGGCCGCTCCGCCGCCGTCCGATTACCTTTTTCCACCCTGGCCTGTTTGGCTCTGCTGATATTCCCGCTCCGCCTCCGGCAGCCATGCTGTGATCTGTTGAACCCGCTTCTCATCGGTCGGGTGCGTGGAGAGAAATTCCGGCGCCTTGGCCTTATCGAGTTTGGCCATTCTTTCCCAAAAATGAACCGCCTCTTGC is part of the Candidatus Manganitrophaceae bacterium genome and harbors:
- a CDS encoding response regulator, whose protein sequence is MPRRVLLIDDNLAVQKLVELTLRKEGYEITSIDNGLSALDLAFKNQPDLILADYNLEGMNIFTFVQKIRQRGSLSDTPIILLINSTESYDPAQLQSAGIQAFLKKPIDSRELAKEVKRHTGTAETVMMQPASVQLREEKSLSEHFSNPGGEAVKIEELLGWSSPGSLTDELKDRGSFEQALEPATPSIENLEPPSDEMGEETQMFIDPAALQPPPAPVEQQISPLETDTSLEETRYFQEPPPMPPEEPDLLEQSLPEILSTAPLESMQEASDSLETEIKEPAVPALSDVNSAEPAPPSPPPPTFLTESAPMPPVGQPQVDRQQIDALLQKNIVETVEKVVWEVLPGLLQSALTKAELKQIIEKVAWEVIPPLAETEIKEEIKRLQEE
- a CDS encoding tetratricopeptide repeat protein produces the protein MLKYLGTKRSPVPLSILIFLMILLNGCASKQTIVDNRAHLFRSKEIGVEITFSPQWHLSNAANSLFVAELKPTGTPIVRLTATDEKNIPSLEDYLKLEPSIPLSQRVQKLSQNKISYLQALSSRKIKVNGETWGESVWLGQREGITKIFHTYTASARLNLVQLHFEFPSTFYENQKEIIAAVLDGVSFLPLPEPSDEEYVRAYRSIGEIYKGRGQWSDAIEAFQNALSKNPQEPELHILLGESHLKNDAIDPALQSFLKATQLSSQNARAYEGLADVYFKQGSTDQGIAAIKRAVGLAPQNPGLYLKLGEAYLKQGRTQEAINTYQKLLRRKFDTADAHLGLAKAYLNVDLYEQAILELEQTVKLRPQQVEPHCLLEKAYTHLESTADAEREKQLCKQGTSETP
- a CDS encoding MBL fold metallo-hydrolase → MIDAGLSASEIVSRLRAIQVDPRQIKAVLVTHEHQDHVFGTDVLALRYGIPIYANEATRRAAKPLKKLPVPVHLFETDSPFRVDRFYIHPFPISHDAADPVGYTVQTDWHKVGMVTDLGCLTPSLEALKECDVLILESNHDIDLLLNGPYPEHLKKRVSGNQGHLSNDEAGTLLQSLLHPKLRTLFLAHISQKNNLPHLAYQTAETVLKETDGAVQLHLGWQDFISPVATLT
- the dksA gene encoding RNA polymerase-binding protein DksA, translating into MKATKKKEKATNPYEEIKKDLEKQRESLLAEAGVILGSGLNQVNETLTDLGDQASAEADQNFLLRLREREQKLLKKIDEAIDRINEGTFGICESCGGQISIKRLKARPVTTLCIDCKTKQEAEEKIRQ